In Capillimicrobium parvum, a genomic segment contains:
- a CDS encoding acyltransferase, translated as MDHRLAARARIWAQKWRWYERSTLPWNRGRIHLHALRRGAFIRWPVHGNVLEMFDEGRLELGENALLEPGVWLTAPAPGRIRIGAGSFLNLGVMVAAHELVEIGEHCMLANGCFVTDANHRFDDPGKPVPWQGFTSKGPTRLGDNVWLGAHVVVTSGVTIGERCVVGANSVVTSDLPPYSIAAGAPARVVRTLEY; from the coding sequence ATGGACCACCGCCTGGCCGCCCGCGCCCGGATCTGGGCGCAGAAGTGGCGCTGGTACGAGCGCAGCACGCTGCCGTGGAACCGCGGGCGCATCCACCTGCACGCCCTGCGCCGCGGCGCGTTCATCCGCTGGCCGGTGCACGGCAACGTGCTCGAGATGTTCGACGAGGGCCGCCTGGAGCTGGGGGAGAACGCCCTCCTCGAGCCCGGCGTCTGGCTCACCGCGCCGGCTCCCGGTCGCATCCGCATCGGTGCCGGCAGCTTCCTGAACCTCGGCGTGATGGTCGCCGCCCACGAGCTCGTGGAGATCGGCGAGCACTGCATGCTCGCCAACGGCTGCTTCGTCACCGACGCCAACCACCGCTTCGACGACCCCGGCAAGCCGGTGCCGTGGCAGGGGTTCACGTCGAAGGGCCCGACCCGCCTGGGCGACAACGTGTGGCTCGGCGCCCACGTCGTGGTCACGAGCGGCGTGACGATCGGCGAGCGCTGCGTCGTCGGCGCCAACAGCGTGGTGACGAGCGACCTGCCGCCGTATTCGATCGCGGCCGGCGCGCCCGCCCGGGTGGTGCGAACGCTCGAATACTAG
- a CDS encoding SDR family oxidoreductase, whose protein sequence is MTQGAIVLTGGSGVVGMEVLARLLERGEDDVIVLLRAADADEADRRLHTILGRLWRTVPARDRVRAMPADVTTPRLGLSAGDRHEIAATADRIVHCAAAVGFDQPLPDALAINALGTQRVLELGRDMPELRRIVHVSTAFVSGRYDGCFHETQLIAGQGFRNTYEQSKHLAERLVSSSELPVVIARPSIVVGSADTGWTPAFSALYLPLRAFARGLLDRVPADPAGIVDAVPLDYVAASLVHLLDAPGIEGRTFNLVAGDRAATVGDVLGLAQTRFQQPEPTFAPLRRAGKADALVPYFDVRTTFDDRQARELLEAQGIVAAPLDALFERLMDYAEATRWGRVPALREDAGAIGAEIGLAAA, encoded by the coding sequence ATGACTCAAGGCGCGATCGTTCTGACCGGCGGCAGCGGCGTGGTGGGGATGGAGGTCCTGGCGCGCCTGCTCGAACGCGGCGAGGACGACGTCATCGTCCTCCTGCGCGCGGCTGACGCCGACGAGGCGGACCGCCGCCTGCACACCATCCTGGGTCGCCTGTGGCGCACGGTCCCGGCACGCGACCGCGTCCGGGCGATGCCCGCCGACGTCACCACGCCGCGCCTCGGCCTGTCGGCCGGCGACCGCCATGAGATCGCCGCGACCGCGGATCGGATCGTGCACTGCGCCGCGGCGGTCGGCTTCGACCAGCCGCTCCCGGACGCGCTCGCCATCAACGCGCTCGGCACCCAGCGCGTGCTCGAGCTCGGGCGCGACATGCCGGAGCTGCGGCGCATCGTCCACGTCTCGACCGCGTTCGTCTCCGGCCGCTACGACGGCTGCTTCCATGAGACGCAGCTCATCGCCGGCCAGGGCTTCCGCAACACCTACGAGCAGAGCAAGCACCTCGCCGAGCGGCTCGTGTCGAGCTCGGAGCTGCCGGTCGTCATCGCCCGGCCGTCGATCGTGGTGGGCTCGGCCGACACCGGATGGACGCCCGCGTTCAGTGCGCTCTATCTGCCGCTGCGGGCGTTCGCCCGCGGGCTGCTCGACAGGGTGCCCGCCGATCCCGCGGGCATCGTGGACGCCGTCCCGCTCGACTACGTCGCGGCATCGCTGGTGCATCTGCTCGACGCTCCCGGCATCGAGGGCCGGACGTTCAACCTCGTCGCCGGCGACCGCGCGGCGACGGTGGGCGACGTCCTCGGGCTCGCGCAGACGCGCTTCCAGCAGCCCGAGCCCACGTTCGCCCCGCTACGCCGCGCCGGCAAGGCCGACGCACTCGTGCCGTACTTCGACGTGCGCACGACGTTCGACGACCGCCAGGCGCGCGAGCTGCTCGAGGCGCAGGGGATCGTCGCCGCGCCGCTCGACGCGCTGTTCGAGCGGCTCATGGACTACGCCGAGGCCACGCGCTGGGGGCGGGTCCCGGCGCTGCGCGAGGACGCGGGCGCCATCGGCGCGGAGATCGGGCTGGCGGCGGCGTGA
- a CDS encoding response regulator transcription factor: MTRPDDVRDDRRLSILVVDDHEVVHWGLRLMLGEQPWVERCLAAHDGDEALAHARRYEPHVALVDLFVGEESGAEICERLRLAVPRTRVLFISGAGRISPNAARAAGAVGFVSKDLPAQDIARAVRAVGLGRSVFPPQEELPGAMLSPREREVLSLIASGATNREIAGMLFLSPHTVKEHTSSLYRKLDVRNRAEAVVRAQRLGLLA, from the coding sequence ATGACCCGGCCTGACGACGTGCGCGACGACCGGCGCCTGTCGATCCTCGTCGTCGACGACCACGAGGTCGTGCACTGGGGCCTGCGGCTCATGCTCGGCGAGCAGCCCTGGGTCGAGCGCTGCCTGGCCGCCCACGACGGCGACGAGGCACTCGCGCATGCGCGCCGCTACGAGCCGCACGTCGCCCTCGTCGACCTGTTCGTGGGGGAGGAGTCCGGCGCGGAGATCTGCGAGCGGCTGCGGCTCGCGGTGCCGAGAACGCGGGTGCTGTTCATCTCGGGCGCGGGGCGGATCTCGCCGAACGCCGCACGGGCGGCCGGCGCGGTCGGCTTCGTGTCCAAGGACCTGCCGGCGCAGGACATCGCCCGCGCCGTCCGCGCCGTCGGGCTCGGCCGCAGCGTCTTCCCGCCGCAGGAGGAGCTTCCAGGCGCGATGCTCAGCCCGCGGGAGCGCGAGGTGCTGTCGCTCATCGCCAGCGGCGCCACGAACCGCGAGATCGCCGGCATGCTGTTCCTGTCGCCGCACACCGTCAAGGAGCACACGAGCTCGCTGTACCGCAAGCTCGACGTGCGCAACCGGGCCGAGGCCGTGGTGCGCGCGCAACGACTCGGTCTGCTCGCCTGA
- a CDS encoding GAF domain-containing sensor histidine kinase, producing MSTGVPGTPVAALEVFVDVLSQSDAAETTDAFYGGLCEAICRLAGMERAILFRYDGAMRRVRAAGSHGISLDLFAGERFSVETAPLARRSLEEDRVLEVFARHAEQLPPKYVELLRPAQVVCIPMAAAGRWVGVIVGDRHADATRLDDGDRDLLWTLGKAAALAAVARIATSQSERAAQLEHRIDLAREVHDNVIQRLFGVSLALAGDGELSARARQRCAEEVQAALGELRATIQRPLGRAPRPSRTSLGAELERLAREHADLEIAVSDGDPADVPERLESLAQSVLAEAVRNAHKHAQPTRIAVALRRTDGAFVMEVVNDGVRRHTGPTGMGLRLVAFEALQSGGIVEYGPGGEAGAWRVKLMVPDDPA from the coding sequence ATGAGCACCGGCGTCCCCGGAACCCCAGTCGCCGCCCTCGAGGTCTTCGTCGACGTCCTCTCGCAGTCGGACGCCGCGGAGACGACCGACGCCTTCTACGGCGGGCTGTGCGAAGCCATCTGCCGGCTCGCGGGGATGGAGCGCGCCATCCTGTTCCGCTACGACGGTGCGATGCGCCGCGTCCGGGCCGCGGGCTCACACGGCATCTCCCTGGACCTGTTCGCCGGCGAGCGCTTCAGCGTCGAGACCGCCCCGCTGGCGCGCCGCAGCCTCGAGGAGGACCGGGTGCTCGAGGTCTTCGCGCGGCACGCCGAGCAGCTGCCGCCGAAGTACGTCGAGCTGCTGCGCCCCGCGCAGGTGGTGTGCATCCCGATGGCCGCCGCGGGGCGCTGGGTCGGCGTGATCGTCGGCGACCGGCACGCCGACGCGACCCGCCTCGACGACGGCGACCGCGATCTCCTGTGGACGCTCGGCAAGGCGGCGGCCCTCGCGGCGGTGGCGCGCATCGCGACGAGCCAGAGCGAGCGCGCGGCGCAGCTCGAGCACCGCATCGACCTGGCCCGCGAGGTCCACGACAACGTCATCCAGCGGCTGTTCGGGGTCTCGCTGGCGCTCGCGGGCGACGGCGAGCTCAGCGCGCGCGCCCGCCAGCGCTGCGCCGAGGAGGTGCAGGCCGCGCTCGGCGAGCTGCGGGCGACCATCCAGCGGCCGCTCGGACGCGCGCCCCGGCCGAGCCGCACGTCGCTCGGCGCCGAGCTCGAGCGCCTCGCCCGCGAGCACGCCGACCTCGAGATCGCCGTGTCCGACGGCGACCCCGCCGACGTGCCCGAGCGGCTCGAGTCGCTGGCGCAGTCCGTGCTCGCCGAAGCGGTCCGCAACGCCCACAAGCACGCGCAGCCCACCCGGATCGCGGTCGCGTTGCGGCGCACCGACGGCGCCTTCGTCATGGAGGTCGTCAACGACGGCGTGCGCCGGCACACCGGCCCGACCGGCATGGGCCTGCGCCTCGTCGCCTTCGAGGCGCTGCAGAGCGGCGGCATCGTCGAGTACGGGCCGGGCGGCGAGGCCGGAGCCTGGCGCGTCAAGCTGATGGTGCCCGATGACCCGGCCTGA
- a CDS encoding phosphotransferase enzyme family protein: MADDVLTGAGADLDARAVAAAVAISREHGIRVREPRVLGATSNVLVHLRPAPVVARVATTTATVRPRAGALALEREIAVAEHLAATGAAVVAPSRELPPGPHRHDGLALSFWTHVEHDGAAPEMTEVGRSLAELHERLRSFPGRLSYLEPCVAEVGRAIGVLERDHALDPRDIAELREAAAHVERALAPLRDAAQPVHGDAHPGNVIVTRDGLLWTDFEDTCAAPRAWDLACLAASSRFAAEPALAGYAEALGADPAGDGELEPFVTARMLQGTVFLAVLARRFPERRRQAEQYRRALRDRF; encoded by the coding sequence ATGGCCGACGACGTCCTGACCGGCGCGGGCGCCGACCTCGATGCGCGCGCGGTCGCCGCGGCGGTGGCCATCTCCCGCGAGCACGGCATCCGCGTGCGCGAGCCGCGCGTCCTCGGCGCCACGAGCAACGTGCTCGTGCACCTGCGGCCGGCCCCGGTCGTCGCGCGCGTCGCCACGACGACGGCGACCGTCCGACCCCGCGCGGGCGCGCTCGCGCTCGAGCGGGAGATCGCGGTGGCGGAACATCTCGCCGCGACCGGCGCCGCGGTCGTGGCGCCGAGCCGCGAGCTCCCGCCGGGGCCCCACCGCCACGACGGCCTCGCGCTCAGCTTCTGGACGCACGTCGAGCACGACGGCGCGGCGCCCGAGATGACGGAGGTCGGCCGCTCGCTCGCCGAGCTGCACGAGCGCCTGCGGAGCTTCCCCGGCCGCCTGAGCTACCTCGAGCCCTGCGTCGCCGAGGTCGGCCGCGCCATCGGCGTCCTCGAGCGCGACCACGCGCTCGACCCACGCGACATCGCCGAGCTGCGCGAAGCGGCCGCGCACGTCGAGCGCGCGCTCGCGCCGCTGCGCGACGCGGCCCAGCCCGTCCACGGCGACGCCCACCCCGGCAACGTCATCGTCACGCGCGACGGCCTGCTGTGGACCGACTTCGAGGACACGTGCGCCGCGCCCCGGGCGTGGGACCTCGCCTGCCTGGCGGCCTCGTCGCGCTTCGCCGCCGAGCCGGCGCTCGCCGGCTACGCCGAGGCGCTGGGCGCGGATCCGGCCGGCGACGGGGAGCTCGAGCCGTTCGTCACGGCGCGCATGCTGCAGGGCACCGTGTTCCTCGCCGTGCTGGCGCGGCGGTTTCCGGAGCGGCGCCGGCAGGCCGAGCAGTACCGCCGCGCGCTGCGCGACCGGTTCTGA
- the uvrA gene encoding excinuclease ABC subunit UvrA produces MRRASNQIVVSGAREHNLKDVTIALPRDALVVITGLSGSGKSSLAFDTIYAEGQRRYVESLSAYARQFLGQMDKPDVDSIEGLSPAISIDQKTTSRNPRSTVGTVTEIYDYLRLLWARIGQPHCHICGKPIAGQSAEQIIDQVMELEEGTRFMVMAPVVRGRKGEYGKLFDELRGEGFARVEVDGELRSLEDEIVLDKKFKHDISVVVDRLVMRGEVRKRLADSIETAVALADGMVEVETVPRADGAHAPDPARLLFSEKFACPDHGPSIPELEPRIFSFNAPHGACERCTGLGSQMEIDPELVVPDPSLTIGEGALLPWANSASNYYEQITQAIAETYGIDLECPWEALAPEQQDLYLYGTGEERIQVSYRNRYGRRRSYATQFEGIIPNLQRRYRETDSEYSREKIEEFMSVRPCPSCKGARLRPESRAVLIAETPIHEFSELSARAALRWLGELELSEHDQAVARLILREIDERLRFLDNVGVGYLSMSRAAATLSGGEAQRIRLATQIGSSLVGVLYILDEPSIGLHQRDNEKLVATLERLRDLGNTVIVVEHDEQTMRRADHLVDLGPGAGEYGGHVVAQGTAADVERVKESLTGQFLAGTRTIDVPKRRRTPSGHLEILGASQHNLKSVDVKVPLGVLTCVTGVSGSGKSTLVNEVLYKAVANKLSKARQRAGAHRGVRGIEQLDKVIQIDQSPIGRTPRSNPATYTGLFDVIRDLFSKTQEARARGYKPGRFSFNVKGGRCEVCRGDGQIKIEMHFLPDVYVPCEQCHGKRYNRETLDIRFKGKTIADVLDMPVEEGVEFFAHIPKIRRRLETLNDVGLGYIRLGQPATTLSGGEAQRVKLATELSKIATGSTLYILDEPTTGLHFADVQRLLEVLQRLVEAGNSVVVIEHNLDVIKTADRIIDMGPEGGEEGGRLMVVGTPEEVAGVPDSHTGRFLSELVTPAAPKARRTRSRSKPAAAAA; encoded by the coding sequence GTGCGTCGCGCCTCCAACCAGATCGTCGTCTCGGGTGCCCGTGAGCACAACCTCAAGGACGTCACCATCGCGCTTCCGCGCGACGCCCTCGTGGTCATCACGGGCCTCTCCGGGTCGGGCAAGTCCTCGCTCGCCTTCGACACCATCTACGCCGAGGGGCAGCGCCGCTACGTCGAGTCGCTGAGCGCCTACGCGCGCCAGTTCCTCGGCCAGATGGACAAGCCCGACGTCGACTCGATCGAGGGTCTGTCGCCCGCCATCTCGATCGACCAGAAGACGACGTCGCGCAACCCGCGCTCGACGGTCGGCACGGTCACCGAGATCTACGACTACCTGCGCCTGCTCTGGGCGCGCATCGGCCAGCCGCACTGCCACATCTGCGGCAAGCCGATCGCGGGCCAGTCCGCCGAGCAGATCATCGACCAGGTCATGGAGCTCGAGGAGGGCACGCGCTTCATGGTCATGGCGCCCGTGGTGCGCGGGCGCAAGGGCGAGTACGGCAAGCTCTTCGACGAGCTGCGCGGCGAGGGCTTCGCGCGCGTCGAGGTCGACGGCGAGCTGCGGTCGCTGGAGGACGAGATCGTCCTCGACAAGAAGTTCAAGCACGACATCTCCGTCGTGGTGGACCGGCTGGTCATGCGCGGCGAGGTGCGCAAGCGCCTGGCCGACTCGATCGAGACGGCGGTCGCGCTGGCCGACGGCATGGTGGAGGTGGAGACGGTCCCCCGCGCGGATGGCGCCCACGCGCCCGATCCGGCCCGCCTGCTGTTCAGCGAGAAGTTCGCGTGCCCGGACCACGGCCCGTCGATCCCGGAGCTCGAGCCGCGGATCTTCTCGTTCAACGCGCCGCACGGCGCGTGCGAGCGGTGCACCGGGCTCGGGTCGCAGATGGAGATCGACCCGGAGCTGGTCGTGCCGGATCCGTCGCTGACGATCGGCGAGGGCGCGCTGCTGCCCTGGGCCAACAGCGCGAGCAACTACTACGAGCAGATCACGCAGGCGATCGCGGAGACGTACGGGATCGACCTCGAGTGCCCGTGGGAGGCGCTGGCGCCCGAGCAGCAGGATCTGTACCTCTACGGGACCGGCGAGGAGCGCATCCAGGTCTCCTACCGCAACCGCTACGGCCGCCGACGCTCGTACGCGACGCAGTTCGAGGGGATCATCCCGAACCTCCAGCGGCGGTATCGCGAGACCGACTCCGAGTACTCGCGGGAGAAGATCGAGGAGTTCATGTCGGTGCGGCCGTGCCCGTCGTGCAAGGGCGCGCGGCTGCGGCCGGAGTCGCGGGCGGTGCTCATCGCCGAGACGCCGATCCACGAGTTCAGCGAGCTGAGCGCGCGCGCCGCGCTGCGCTGGCTCGGCGAGCTCGAGCTGTCCGAGCACGACCAGGCGGTGGCTCGGCTGATCCTGCGCGAGATCGACGAGCGGCTGCGCTTCCTCGACAACGTGGGCGTCGGCTACCTGTCGATGTCGCGCGCGGCGGCGACGCTGTCGGGCGGCGAGGCGCAGCGCATCCGCCTGGCGACGCAGATCGGCTCGTCGCTGGTCGGCGTGCTCTACATCCTCGACGAGCCGTCGATCGGCCTGCATCAGCGCGACAACGAGAAGCTGGTCGCCACGCTCGAGCGCCTGCGCGACCTCGGCAACACCGTGATCGTCGTCGAGCACGACGAGCAGACGATGCGCCGCGCCGATCATCTCGTCGACCTCGGTCCGGGGGCGGGCGAGTACGGCGGTCACGTCGTGGCGCAGGGGACGGCCGCCGACGTGGAGCGGGTGAAGGAGTCGCTGACCGGGCAGTTCCTCGCCGGCACGCGCACGATCGACGTGCCGAAGCGGCGGCGCACGCCGAGCGGCCACCTCGAGATCCTGGGCGCCTCCCAGCACAACCTCAAGTCGGTCGACGTGAAGGTCCCGCTCGGCGTGCTGACCTGCGTCACCGGCGTGTCGGGGTCCGGCAAGTCGACGCTCGTCAACGAGGTGCTCTACAAGGCGGTCGCCAACAAGCTGTCGAAGGCGCGCCAGCGCGCGGGCGCCCATCGCGGCGTGCGCGGCATCGAGCAGCTCGACAAGGTCATCCAGATCGACCAGTCGCCGATCGGCCGCACGCCGCGCTCGAACCCGGCGACCTACACGGGGCTCTTCGACGTCATCCGCGACCTCTTCTCGAAGACGCAGGAGGCGCGCGCGCGCGGCTACAAGCCGGGGCGGTTCTCGTTCAACGTCAAGGGCGGCCGCTGCGAGGTGTGCCGCGGCGACGGGCAGATCAAGATCGAGATGCACTTCCTGCCCGACGTCTACGTGCCGTGCGAGCAGTGCCACGGCAAGCGCTACAACCGCGAGACGCTCGACATCCGCTTCAAGGGCAAGACGATCGCCGACGTCCTCGACATGCCGGTCGAGGAGGGGGTCGAGTTCTTCGCGCACATCCCGAAGATCCGCCGGCGCCTGGAGACGCTCAACGACGTGGGGCTCGGCTACATCCGCCTCGGCCAGCCGGCGACGACGCTGTCGGGGGGCGAGGCGCAGCGCGTCAAGCTCGCGACCGAGCTGTCGAAGATCGCCACTGGCTCGACGCTCTACATCCTCGACGAGCCGACGACCGGCCTGCACTTCGCCGACGTCCAGCGGCTGCTCGAGGTGCTGCAGCGGCTCGTCGAGGCGGGCAACAGCGTGGTGGTGATCGAGCACAACCTCGACGTCATCAAGACCGCGGACCGCATCATCGACATGGGGCCCGAGGGCGGCGAGGAGGGCGGCCGCCTGATGGTCGTCGGCACGCCCGAGGAGGTCGCGGGCGTCCCGGACTCCCACACCGGCCGCTTCCTGTCCGAGCTCGTGACGCCCGCGGCGCCCAAGGCGCGCCGCACGCGGTCGCGGTCGAAGCCGGCGGCGGCGGCGGCGTAG
- a CDS encoding dihydrofolate reductase family protein yields MRRLIYSMGVSLDGFISGPSGEIDWSAPDEELHRFHNEQARELGIQLCGRRLYETMRPWDDWEQVRSEPSGAELEFAEIWRALPKLVFSTTLQRVEGNAMLVRGDAVEEVTRLKEQPGKPLAVGGAGLASELVRAGLVDEYRLFVNPVILGRGIPFFPPTDDRIALRLTETLTFGSKVVYTRYERADA; encoded by the coding sequence ATGCGCAGGCTGATCTATTCGATGGGGGTGTCGCTCGACGGCTTCATCTCCGGGCCGTCCGGCGAGATCGACTGGTCCGCGCCCGACGAGGAGTTGCACCGCTTCCACAACGAGCAGGCCCGCGAGCTCGGCATCCAGCTCTGCGGTCGCCGGCTCTACGAGACGATGCGTCCGTGGGACGACTGGGAGCAGGTCCGCTCCGAGCCCAGCGGCGCCGAGCTCGAGTTCGCGGAGATCTGGCGGGCGCTGCCGAAGCTCGTCTTCTCGACGACGCTGCAGCGCGTCGAGGGCAACGCGATGCTCGTGCGCGGCGACGCGGTCGAGGAGGTCACGCGGCTGAAGGAGCAGCCGGGCAAGCCGCTCGCGGTGGGCGGCGCCGGGCTCGCCTCGGAGTTGGTCCGCGCCGGCCTCGTCGACGAGTACCGCCTGTTCGTCAACCCGGTCATCCTCGGGCGCGGGATCCCGTTCTTCCCGCCGACGGACGACCGGATCGCACTGCGGCTGACCGAGACCCTCACGTTCGGGTCGAAGGTCGTCTACACCCGCTACGAGCGGGCGGACGCGTGA
- a CDS encoding DUF899 domain-containing protein — MARRHRTGTREEWLAARRRLLEHERQLTHLSDELAHQRRQLPWVPLDTEYEFDTADGTRTLRELFEGRPQLLVYHFMFGPGERAGCPSCSMAADHFDGPLPHLNERGVSFVCVSRAPLDAIEAYRRRMGWRFRWVSSLDSDFNVDFGVSFTPEQQATSGEYGYAPIEHPPADLPGFSAFALEDGVVHHTYSCYGRGGDALLGVYQLLDRAPFGRDEDDLPWPMAWVRRRDEYGPAPPPRRGAAFLRTL, encoded by the coding sequence ATGGCGAGACGGCACCGGACGGGAACGCGCGAGGAGTGGCTGGCCGCGCGGCGGCGGCTGCTCGAGCACGAGCGCCAGCTCACGCACCTCAGCGACGAACTGGCCCACCAGCGGCGGCAGCTGCCCTGGGTGCCGCTCGACACGGAGTACGAGTTCGACACGGCCGACGGGACGCGGACGCTGCGCGAGCTCTTCGAGGGCCGGCCGCAGCTGCTCGTCTACCACTTCATGTTCGGCCCGGGGGAGCGCGCAGGGTGCCCGAGCTGCTCGATGGCCGCCGACCACTTCGACGGGCCGCTGCCACACCTCAACGAGCGGGGCGTCAGCTTCGTCTGCGTGTCCCGCGCCCCGCTGGACGCGATCGAAGCCTACCGGCGCCGGATGGGCTGGCGGTTTCGGTGGGTGTCATCGCTGGACAGCGACTTCAACGTCGACTTCGGCGTCTCCTTCACACCCGAGCAGCAGGCCACGAGCGGCGAGTACGGCTACGCGCCGATCGAGCATCCGCCGGCGGACCTGCCGGGGTTCAGCGCCTTCGCCCTCGAGGACGGGGTCGTGCACCACACGTACTCGTGTTACGGACGCGGCGGCGACGCGCTGCTGGGCGTCTACCAGCTGCTCGATCGAGCGCCGTTCGGGCGCGACGAGGACGATCTGCCGTGGCCGATGGCGTGGGTGCGCCGCCGCGACGAGTACGGGCCGGCGCCGCCGCCGCGGCGCGGGGCCGCGTTCCTCAGGACGCTCTGA
- a CDS encoding DivIVA domain-containing protein gives MPLDRQAIEKRDFPIGRRGYDTAAVDAHLARLADEMEALQRQLKRRSGDSLAQAASERVRAIVEAAESSAAAIESSAEDEAQQVRAEAARDAERTRADALERAEDHVGRVAEASGEMLRRVEAMQEELGGLVDTLRTGAARVNADLTLLDSNMGDLRTAAGERPPEVAAAVAVPEPDPAAGLSRPPEAEPSENGAGTRAAAAEPAPPAPTAAPAEPEPDRVADAEGARLIALNMALNGQAREEADRYLAENFDLPDRAQLLDEVYATIETG, from the coding sequence GTGCCCCTCGACCGCCAAGCCATCGAGAAGCGGGACTTCCCCATCGGCCGCCGGGGCTACGACACCGCCGCCGTCGATGCCCACCTCGCGCGCCTGGCCGACGAGATGGAGGCGCTGCAGCGCCAGCTCAAGCGGCGCTCGGGCGACTCGCTCGCGCAGGCCGCGTCGGAGCGCGTGCGCGCGATCGTCGAGGCCGCCGAGTCCAGCGCCGCGGCGATCGAATCCTCGGCCGAGGACGAGGCCCAGCAGGTGCGGGCCGAGGCGGCGCGCGACGCCGAGCGCACCCGGGCGGATGCGCTGGAGCGCGCCGAGGACCACGTCGGCCGCGTGGCGGAGGCCAGCGGCGAGATGCTGCGCCGGGTCGAGGCGATGCAGGAGGAGCTCGGCGGGCTGGTCGACACGCTGCGGACGGGCGCCGCGCGCGTGAACGCGGACCTGACGCTGCTCGATTCCAACATGGGCGACCTGCGGACCGCAGCCGGGGAGCGGCCGCCCGAGGTCGCGGCGGCCGTGGCGGTCCCCGAGCCCGACCCGGCGGCCGGCCTGTCGCGCCCGCCCGAGGCCGAGCCGTCCGAGAACGGCGCCGGCACGCGGGCCGCGGCCGCCGAGCCCGCCCCGCCCGCGCCCACTGCCGCTCCCGCCGAACCCGAGCCCGACCGCGTCGCCGACGCCGAGGGCGCCCGCCTCATCGCGCTGAACATGGCGCTCAACGGCCAGGCCCGCGAGGAGGCGGACCGCTACCTCGCCGAGAACTTCGACCTGCCCGACCGCGCGCAGCTCCTCGACGAGGTCTACGCGACGATCGAGACCGGGTAG
- a CDS encoding HhH-GPD family protein, protein MDELLEWYDRVRRDLPWRRTTDPYAILVSEVMLQQTQVARVVPRYEAWLERWPTAEALAAAPLGDVLAEWIGLGYNRRAKALWEAAGIVAAGGWPEDLRTLPGVGPYTAAAVGSFAFGHEVLAIDTNARRVYERWGFRPRPSAGVNQAVMELGATLCRAHEARCAECPVSRCAARGRPVVRPARGRRERFEDTDRYARGRVLAAMVGREPWPDALERGRIERALEGLARDGLIRLDETEVSHKGLA, encoded by the coding sequence ATGGACGAGCTCCTCGAGTGGTATGACCGCGTCCGCCGCGACCTTCCGTGGCGGCGCACGACCGACCCCTACGCGATCCTCGTCAGCGAGGTCATGCTCCAGCAGACCCAGGTGGCCCGGGTCGTCCCGCGCTACGAGGCGTGGCTCGAGCGCTGGCCGACGGCCGAGGCACTCGCGGCCGCGCCGCTCGGCGACGTGCTCGCCGAGTGGATCGGGCTCGGCTACAACCGGCGGGCGAAGGCGCTGTGGGAGGCGGCGGGGATCGTCGCCGCCGGCGGGTGGCCCGAGGACCTGCGGACGCTGCCCGGGGTGGGGCCGTACACGGCGGCGGCGGTCGGCTCGTTCGCGTTCGGCCACGAGGTGCTGGCGATCGACACGAACGCGCGGCGCGTCTACGAGCGATGGGGGTTCCGCCCGCGGCCGTCGGCGGGGGTCAACCAGGCGGTCATGGAGCTCGGCGCGACGCTGTGCCGGGCCCACGAGGCGCGCTGCGCCGAGTGCCCGGTGTCGCGCTGCGCAGCGCGGGGCCGGCCGGTCGTGCGGCCTGCGCGCGGGCGGCGTGAGCGCTTCGAGGACACCGACCGCTACGCGCGCGGACGGGTGCTGGCGGCGATGGTCGGTCGCGAGCCGTGGCCGGACGCCCTCGAGCGCGGTCGGATCGAGCGGGCGCTGGAGGGCCTGGCCCGCGACGGGCTCATCCGTCTAGATGAGACAGAAGTCTCTCATAAAGGGCTCGCTTAG